The genome window CGCTCGATGTGCGGGCCCTGGCCGGTGGTGAGTCCGGTGTGGTCTATGATCTGAAAGGTATTCTGGACCGCTCCGTGGTGGATGAGCGGTTGTAGCAGGATAGGAACGGCTTGAGAGAGATGTCCTGGCCGGGCATGGGGGCTATGGGGCGTCCCGGCAGCCGAAACCGGCTGCCGTCGGGTCATGCGGGGGTTCCGTCGGGGCCTGCAGGCCCCGACTGCCTGCGGCACCCCTTCTGTCCCTGACGCGGGGGGCGTCTCGGCATTCCGCTGGTCCTGCTCGCCGTTGTATGAAAGAGGGCCTGGCATGCTGGAGTGCCAGCCCTTGCCACTGCGGTATGGCGTGATCCACGTGCTGCCCGCGCTGTGCTCTCTCGCATGCACCTGAACAAACAAACATAATAAGGATATCCAATGCTCGTTCCCGTCATTTTAGCCGGAGGAAGCGGAACCCGTCTCTGGCCGGTATCTCGTGAGGCCAGACCAAAGCAGTTTCTGAACCTGGAAGGAACGAGTACGCTCTTTCAGCAAACGCTCCTGCGCCTGGAGGGGCTGGCCACGGAGCGTCCCGTCATTATCTGCAACGAAGACCATCGTTTTCTTGTGGCCGAGCAGGTTCGGACGCTTGGCCTGGAACACCCTTCTATTCTGCTGGAGCCCCTGGGGCGGAACACCGCCCCGGCCATTGCCCTTGCAGCACTCCAGGCGGTCTTGTCGGGGGATGATCCGCTATTGCTGGTTCTGGCAGCAGACCACCACATTCCCGATGTGGCGGCATTCCGGGAGGCGATCCTTCAGGCACAGGAGCTGGCCCTGGGGAACAACCTGGTAACTTTCGGTGTTCTCCCCGGGTATCCGGCAACGGGCTATGGCTACATACACCGTGGTGCAGCGCTTGAGCCGTTCGGGTTCGCCCTGGAGGCCTTTGTGGAAAAGCCCGACCACGCTACGGCACAGGGCTACGTTGATTCCGGTGAGTATTACTGGAACAGCGGAATGTTTGTGTTCAAGGCCAGTGCCTACCTTGCCGCTCTGGGCGAGTTCTCTCCTGATATCCTCCAGGCCTGCCGGCGGGCCTTTGAAGAACGCCGTGCCGACAGGGATTTTATCTGGCTCAATGCCACGCTCTTTGGCCAATGCCCGGGCAACTCGATTGACTACGCAGTGATGGAGAAGACGAGGAATGGCGCCGTTGTGCCTCTCGATGCGGGGTGGAACGATATCGGCTCCTGGTCTGCCCTGTGGGATGTCCTGGAGAAAGATTCCTGCGGCAATGTCTGCACGGGGAATGTGATCACCGCCGATACCAAAAATAGTTTGATCCGCGCCGAGAAGAACCTGGTTGTGGCTCTGGGTGTGGAAGATCTGATCATAGTCGAGACGGAGAACGAGGTGATGGTTGTTCACAAGGAGAGCGCCCAGGCGGTTAAGGAGATACCGGCGTTGCTTGAGGGATGGCAGGAAACCGGGGTGTTGTAGTTGCCTGGGGGCTCACCCGAAAAAGTTGTTCAGGGGTTGAACGCCCCCTGAAATCTGCTATAATGCGCCCTGCACTGACGCCTGCGGTCAGGCAACCAGATCAGTCAGCGGAAAACCGGAACCAGGATCATCTGGAGCGAGCGTGTTTCGGCCGCCGTACCAGCCCTGCCTCCCCGTGCAGCCCCAAGGGCATGACACGCGTCTGCTGTCACCGGAACTTGTCGGGTTCCCGGTGTTTCTGGCGGAGCTGGGTCCGGGTAGTTGGACGGCTTGGTTCCCATCGTCAGGCGTATGTATGATAGTGTGACGACAGAAGTCCGATTATCCGCCCAGTTGGTGCTCCGCCACCCGGGGCCGACCATCGTGCACCCATAAATATTAACACAGACAGGAAGAAAGCAGCGTGAGTGATCAAGACCCACAGCACCTACCGCCACAGCTCCCGGGCAACCCTACGCCCCAGTACGACACGGTAGATCTCATAGACATACTTGGTGTGCTCTACCGCTACAAGTTTCTTATCATTGGTCTCACAGGCTTTGCTGCCGTCGCGGTGGTGATCTTTGCCATTATAAGCATTGTCCTTCCTCCGGACCGGAGCCCCCTGCCCAATGTGTATGAGCCTGAAGCCATCATTCTCATAGATGATGGGCAGTCTGGCTCCGGGGGGTTGCAAGCGGCCCTTGCCGCCCGGGGCCTAAGCGGCTTTCCGGGTCTTCCGAGCGTCGGGGGCGGCAGCTACGGTGAGCTTGCAGTGTTGCTTTTGCGTAGCAACACCTTGCTCGATCGTTTGGTAGATGAGTTTAACATTGTGGAGCGCTACGACATAGATAGATTTCAGAAGGATGACGCTCGCAAAGCACTGCGGGACCGTTCCACAGTCACTCACCGGCCCGAGACCCGCACGCTCCATATTCGATACGAGGACATAGACCCGGTCTTTGCTACCGATATGGTTAACCGCATGGTGGAGCTCCTGGATCAGCGTTTTTCCACCATTGGCGGAAACCGTGAGGCGCGCAAACGCGATTTGCTGCAGGACAAGCTCATAGAGATAGAGCGAGATATTGCCGTTCTGGAGTCGGAGGTGAAAGACTTTCAGCGCCAGTACGGCACCATTAACCCGGAGAGTTACGCCCGTGAGCAGGTGACGATGCTGGCAGAGCTGCGTTCCCGCCTCATTGGCACAGAGATAGAGGCTCGCACCTATGGCGAGTTTGCTACCATTCATGACCCGGTTGCAGCGCGTCTGCGGGCAGAGGCTGAGCAATTGCGTGCAACCATCCATGAGATGGAGCATCGGTTTTTTGGTGGACCACGAGAGGGTGGGAGCAATCAGGCCCAGATTGCCGGTGCCCGTGAAGATATTCCAGAGCTCTCTATCCGTTTTGCCCGTCTGGAACGGGAGCTGCGGGTACAGGCCCGCATTTATGAAACCCTTACCGAGCAGTATGAGGTGGCGCGCTTGAGTGCCGAGGATGAGTCCCTGGCTTTTCAGATCCTGGAAATGGCCGATGTGCCGGAGCGTAAGTCGGGCCCCAGCCGTGCGGTTCTATGCATGGTGGTAACAACTGCTACCTTCTTTGGTTCTATCTTCCTGGTGTTTCTGCTCAACATGGTGCGGAACCTCAAGGCGGACCCGGAGACCATGAAGCGTCTGCGGGGCAGGGTGTAGAATTTTAAGGGCCTGTATACGTGGGAGAGGACATGAAAAACGACAAGACAACAAATAACGACAACGGGAACAGTCACAAGCAGGAAGCCAAACGAAAAATCGCCCTTCTTACGGGTACAACCGGCCAGGACGGGGCTTACCTGGCAGAGTTTCTTCTGAACAAGGGCTATGAGGTCCACGGTCTCAAGCGTCGGGCCAGCAGCTTTAACACGGACCGGATAGACCACCTTTATCAGGACCCTCACGAGAGCGACGTGCGGTTCCGGCTACACTATGGGGATCTTACGGACAGCACCAACCTGATTC of Alkalispirochaeta americana contains these proteins:
- a CDS encoding mannose-1-phosphate guanylyltransferase/mannose-6-phosphate isomerase, translating into MLVPVILAGGSGTRLWPVSREARPKQFLNLEGTSTLFQQTLLRLEGLATERPVIICNEDHRFLVAEQVRTLGLEHPSILLEPLGRNTAPAIALAALQAVLSGDDPLLLVLAADHHIPDVAAFREAILQAQELALGNNLVTFGVLPGYPATGYGYIHRGAALEPFGFALEAFVEKPDHATAQGYVDSGEYYWNSGMFVFKASAYLAALGEFSPDILQACRRAFEERRADRDFIWLNATLFGQCPGNSIDYAVMEKTRNGAVVPLDAGWNDIGSWSALWDVLEKDSCGNVCTGNVITADTKNSLIRAEKNLVVALGVEDLIIVETENEVMVVHKESAQAVKEIPALLEGWQETGVL
- a CDS encoding GumC family protein — translated: MSDQDPQHLPPQLPGNPTPQYDTVDLIDILGVLYRYKFLIIGLTGFAAVAVVIFAIISIVLPPDRSPLPNVYEPEAIILIDDGQSGSGGLQAALAARGLSGFPGLPSVGGGSYGELAVLLLRSNTLLDRLVDEFNIVERYDIDRFQKDDARKALRDRSTVTHRPETRTLHIRYEDIDPVFATDMVNRMVELLDQRFSTIGGNREARKRDLLQDKLIEIERDIAVLESEVKDFQRQYGTINPESYAREQVTMLAELRSRLIGTEIEARTYGEFATIHDPVAARLRAEAEQLRATIHEMEHRFFGGPREGGSNQAQIAGAREDIPELSIRFARLERELRVQARIYETLTEQYEVARLSAEDESLAFQILEMADVPERKSGPSRAVLCMVVTTATFFGSIFLVFLLNMVRNLKADPETMKRLRGRV